One window of Halichondria panicea chromosome 7, odHalPani1.1, whole genome shotgun sequence genomic DNA carries:
- the LOC135338395 gene encoding TNF receptor-associated factor 5-like, whose product MNVGLNVPAIQLDHVAGILGDIAVPQQETIMGHNGPSALVVGHPLQHLPLIPGPVQIVAPNVPQQESQEGQQGRSEMLVGRLSQELLQRWLHHYRDRQQPRPRDRYPNNAIVRQLQCWPQQADSCVLKLANVRMLREKARQGIGVCLTSNPFYLKGCRMCIQVYLNGDGIGRGTHLSVFCVPMHGEYGNGLQWPFGQQVTVTLQDQSGNGHHIARPLPTPPQPPIVMNVASGAPQFAPLNVLTDNDYVSDDTLFLLVRLHP is encoded by the exons ATGAATGTGGGACTTAAT GTCCCTGCTATTCAGCTGGACCATGTGGCTGGTATACTGGGAGACATTGCCGTG CCACAGCAAGAAACAATAATG GGCCATAACGGACCATCTGCCCTGGTCGTGGGCCACCCATTGCAACACCTACCGCTCATTCCAGGACCAGTG CAAATTGTTGCACCTAATGTCCCTCAGCAAGAGAGCCAAGAA GGGCAACAAGGACGTTCTGAGATGTTGGTGGGCAGGCTATCTCAGGAGCTGCTTCAAAGATGGTTACATCATTACAGG GATCGACAACAACCCAGACCAAGAGACCGCTATCCCAACAATGCAATAGTTAGACAACTGCAGTGTTGGCCCCAACAGGCTGATTCGTGTGTTCTAAAATTGGCCAATGTTAGGATGTTAAGAGAAAAAGCTCGTCAAGGAATTGGAGTGTGTCTGACAAGTAACCCATTCTATCTCAAAGG TTGCAGAATGTGTATTCAAGTGTACCTGAATGGTGATGGTATTGGACGAGGTACACATCTCTCTGTCTTCTGTGTACCGATGCATGGGGAATATGGCAACGGACTACAGTGGCCATTCGGACAACAAGTCACTGTAACACTACAAG accAGTCTGGCAATGGGCATCACATTGCCCGCCCACTGCCCACCCCTCCACAACCCCCCATAGTGATGAACGTAGCGTCTGGTGCCCCCCAGTTTGCTCCACTGAATGTGTTGACTGACAACGACTACGTCTCGGATGATACCCTCTTCTTATTGGTCAGACTACATCCATGA